Genomic segment of Paenalkalicoccus suaedae:
TGAACATTTTATCATGAGAATGAACCTCCCTTCTAATCTTTCCACATGTAGCACAATCATTTAACACGTTATCGTGTAAAAGTGCTGACATCTAGAAGTTTTCTCTCTAATATGTCAATCTTAACACAGTCCTTATCCAAATTCTACCCAATTCTAATTAATTGTAAACTTGGATTTTTCTGAGTTTGTATGTTTTTCCCTAATTAAAATGGTAAAATAAAATGGGTAAAAAAATGAAACCTTCATAGGTTACGGGCGTAAGTAGTAGTAACCGCGATGAAGCGGAGGTCGTACAGCATGGACATCGTCGTAAAAAAAATAGTAGCAGAAGTGAAGAAGGGTAACCAAGATGCCTTTGCAGAGCTGATGGATCTGTATAAAGACAAGGTTTATCATATTGCATATCGCATGCTTGGTAACTCTCATGAGGCTCAGGATGTCGCGCAAGAGGCATTCCTGCGTGCTTACACTAACATAGATTCGTACGATACGAATAGAAAATTTTCAACATGGATCTTTCGAATTGCAACCAATCTCTCGATCGATCGTATAAGAAAGAAGAAGCCAGATTTTCATCTAGAGGATCAAGTGGCGGGAACGGAGGATTTGGATTACCACTCTCAGTTTGCCGCAGACGAAGATCTTCCTGAGGATCAGGTGGTGCAGCTTGAGATGCAGGAATGGGTGCAACAGGAAATTATGGAGCTCCCTCCGAAGTATCGATCTGCGATTATTTTAAAATATATCGAGGATTTATCATTAAAGGAGATCAGTGAAATTCTGAATCTCCCTGTAGCAACGGTCAAGACGCGAATTCATCGCGGTCGAGAAGCGTTGCGAAAGCGACTGCGTTAGGCAGTTGTAGAAAGGAGTTTTTGCGATATGGCGTGTTCAAAAGAAACAATCACCCTCATTCATCGTTATTTAGACGAAGAATTGACGTCTACCGAGGCAAAAGCGCTAGAGGCACATGTTGCATCGTGCCCAAGCTGTTCGGAGCATCTAAAAGAGTTGCAGCGAACAGTTGCTATCGTGCAAAGCTCATCTCACTTTAAGGCGCCAGAGAATCTAACGGCGAATGTGATGAAGCAGCTTCCTAAGCAAGCACAGCGAAAGAAGTGGCAACACTTTTTAAAGCGTCATCCGTTTGCGCTGACAGCAGCGACGTTTTTCCTTGTCTTTCTCTTAAGTCTTTCTTCTGCTATTGGAGGAGACTCACGAGATATCGTTGTACAAGGGGACGGACAATTTATTGTGAACGAAGCGGAAGGCACTGTTATTGTACCTGAAGGAGAACGAATCGAAGGGAATGTAGTCGTTCGAAACGGTAATATAGAGGTGCACGGTGAAGTTGTCGGAGATATTACTGTAATAAATGGACGAAGTATGCAGGCTTCGACGCAACAAATCACGGGTGAAATCGAAGAAATAAACGAAATTATGGAACGAATTTGGTTTGAAACAAAAGGGTTCTTCCGTGATGTCTTAACTTTTGGTGATAGAGAGCGTAACGAAGAAGAGTAAAGAGCGTCTCATATAGAGGCGCTTTTTTTTGTGCCTTTTTTTCACCACTTAGACTCCCTAAATTTTCTTCTCTTTGAAGGGGGCTTGTCCCTCTAATTTGGGAGCTCGTGTGGTATACTATAAACATTATTGTGCACGTACCAAAAACGTGTAATGGAGGAAGATCCATGCTTGAAGAAGTTACTATATTAGACGTTATCACGATCATCGTGGACATTGTCCTCGTTGCATACGTGATTTATAAATTAATTATGATTATTCGTGGGACCAGAGCGGTCCAGCTTGTAAAAGGTATTACCGTTATTTTAGCTGTTTGGTTTCTAAGTGGCTTCTTAGGGTTAAACACGTTGCAATTTATCATGCAACAGGCCGTTACATATGGTCTCCTGGCCATTATCATTATCTTCCAGCCCGAGCTCAGACGCGCGCTTGAGCAGTTAGGTCGAGGCCGATTCTTTTCTAGCAGTGGTGGGGAGAATGAGCAGGAGGTCAAGGAGAATATTGAGCACTTGATCAACGCGTCCAAGTACATGGGTAAGCGTCGCATTGGTGCGCTTATCACGCTTGAGCGCGACACGGGGATGAGTGATTACGTGGAGACAGGGATTGCGATGAACGCCAAGCTCACCTCTGAGCTGCTCATCAACGTCTTTATCCCTAATACACCGCTACACGACGGCGCCGTGATCATCAAAAACGATGAGATCTTAGCTGCTGGATGCTATTTACCTTTATCAGAAAATCCATTTATTTCGAAAGAATTAGGTACACGCCATAGAGCGGCGCTTGGCGTCTCCGAAGTATCAGACGCTATTACGATCGCAGTGTCAGAAGAAACGGGGTCGATTTCGGTTGCCATGGAAGGGGACCTTCATCGCAACGTAGACGAAGCAGCGCTCCGAAAGCTTTTAGTAAACGGGCTTTTTAAGCAAGAAAATGGTGGCTCATCCCGTTGGCAGTGGGGAGGGAAGAAGAAAAATGGATAAACTGTTTGCAAAAAAATGGTTTATTAAACTAAGCTCTATTGTTATCGCCGTCATGCTGTTCTTGATGGTGAACTTAGATAATGCGAACAATCAACCTGGCGGAATTCCAGGAATCACAGAAGGTTCCAGAACAATGGAGGACGTGCCATTAAACATTTATTACGATGAAGAAGCGTATGTATTAACCGATGCACCTGAAACGGTGCAAGTAACGCTTCGAGGACCTGAGACAGCTTTAACTAGATCGCAAATTTTACA
This window contains:
- the cdaA gene encoding diadenylate cyclase CdaA; translated protein: MLEEVTILDVITIIVDIVLVAYVIYKLIMIIRGTRAVQLVKGITVILAVWFLSGFLGLNTLQFIMQQAVTYGLLAIIIIFQPELRRALEQLGRGRFFSSSGGENEQEVKENIEHLINASKYMGKRRIGALITLERDTGMSDYVETGIAMNAKLTSELLINVFIPNTPLHDGAVIIKNDEILAAGCYLPLSENPFISKELGTRHRAALGVSEVSDAITIAVSEETGSISVAMEGDLHRNVDEAALRKLLVNGLFKQENGGSSRWQWGGKKKNG
- the sigW gene encoding RNA polymerase sigma factor SigW codes for the protein MDIVVKKIVAEVKKGNQDAFAELMDLYKDKVYHIAYRMLGNSHEAQDVAQEAFLRAYTNIDSYDTNRKFSTWIFRIATNLSIDRIRKKKPDFHLEDQVAGTEDLDYHSQFAADEDLPEDQVVQLEMQEWVQQEIMELPPKYRSAIILKYIEDLSLKEISEILNLPVATVKTRIHRGREALRKRLR
- a CDS encoding zf-HC2 domain-containing protein, which translates into the protein MACSKETITLIHRYLDEELTSTEAKALEAHVASCPSCSEHLKELQRTVAIVQSSSHFKAPENLTANVMKQLPKQAQRKKWQHFLKRHPFALTAATFFLVFLLSLSSAIGGDSRDIVVQGDGQFIVNEAEGTVIVPEGERIEGNVVVRNGNIEVHGEVVGDITVINGRSMQASTQQITGEIEEINEIMERIWFETKGFFRDVLTFGDRERNEEE